One segment of Sphingomonas qomolangmaensis DNA contains the following:
- a CDS encoding GNAT family N-acetyltransferase, whose translation MTTASLSRPSDAISIRQATPADVPAMATLIEASARTLGSGYYDHRALAAAIDGVFGVDSVLVTDGTYFVAEIDGAMAGCGGWSRRGKLFGSDRFIGRADDLLDPATSRAKIRAMFVAAAFARRGVGSAILRAGEEAARAAGFTAVELMATLSGVDFYRERGFVAAPETLVTVGDATVVFVPMHKHLSA comes from the coding sequence GTGACGACCGCCAGTTTGTCGCGCCCGTCCGACGCGATCAGCATCAGGCAAGCGACTCCCGCCGACGTGCCCGCGATGGCGACACTGATCGAGGCATCGGCGCGCACGCTCGGCAGCGGCTATTATGACCACCGCGCGCTGGCGGCGGCGATCGACGGGGTGTTCGGGGTCGACAGCGTGCTGGTGACCGATGGCACCTATTTCGTCGCCGAGATCGATGGCGCGATGGCGGGCTGCGGCGGCTGGAGCCGGCGCGGCAAGCTGTTCGGCAGCGACCGCTTCATCGGGCGCGCCGACGATCTGCTCGATCCGGCAACCAGCCGCGCAAAGATCCGCGCGATGTTCGTAGCCGCTGCCTTCGCCCGCCGCGGCGTCGGCAGCGCGATCCTGCGCGCCGGCGAGGAGGCGGCGCGCGCCGCCGGCTTCACCGCGGTCGAGCTGATGGCGACGCTGTCGGGAGTCGATTTCTATCGCGAGCGCGGCTTCGTCGCCGCGCCCGAAACCCTTGTGACGGTGGGTGACGCCACCGTCGTGTTCGTACCCATGCACAAGCATCTGTCGGCGTAA
- a CDS encoding flavin monoamine oxidase family protein, with protein sequence MQALGLFGNIAAAQSLPSLPRNFGSGKSVVVLGAGIAGLTAAYELQQAGYTVHVLEARNRVGGRSWTVRDGDRIVMNGEADQVARFSEGAYFNAGPARIPSFHERLLGYCGKLGVPLEVEINSSRGAYIMGGDGRKQRMRVAINDTRGHIAELLTKAVNQGALDQSLTPEDKAALLPFLKTYGDLDDKGGFKGTLRSGFKTYPDAGVRSFAAPPEAVPLRDLLANEQLPATLFEDNVYMQATMFQPVGGMDRIAAGFQRALKRPVILNADVQRVRNGDRKVEVAFKDTRTGAMRSLSADYMVCTIPFPVLAKVDCDFAPPVAQAIKNVVYDHSNKVAFDAPRFWEKDQIFGGISFVGGDTSLVWYPSAGLFSPRGMLLACYSSGERAARFAQLPIAEQVERARAVVEKLHPGHGGECANGVAVNWNKIPYSLGPWPNWYAGMAGRQEGTIDTDPYRLLNQPAGRVIFAGAALSQTPGWQEGAIQSAHGAVADLANLQRADAVTQPTRIAA encoded by the coding sequence ATGCAGGCGTTGGGACTGTTCGGCAATATCGCCGCCGCCCAAAGCTTGCCGTCGCTGCCCAGGAACTTCGGATCGGGCAAGTCGGTCGTGGTGCTAGGCGCCGGGATCGCCGGCTTGACCGCCGCGTATGAGCTGCAACAAGCGGGCTATACCGTCCATGTTCTAGAAGCGCGCAACCGCGTTGGCGGCCGCAGCTGGACCGTCCGCGACGGCGACCGCATCGTGATGAACGGCGAGGCCGACCAGGTCGCTCGCTTCTCCGAAGGCGCCTATTTCAACGCCGGACCGGCGCGCATCCCCAGCTTCCACGAGCGGCTGCTCGGCTATTGCGGCAAATTGGGCGTTCCGCTCGAGGTCGAGATCAATTCGAGCCGCGGCGCCTACATCATGGGCGGCGACGGGCGGAAGCAGCGGATGCGCGTCGCGATCAACGACACCCGCGGGCATATCGCCGAACTGCTCACCAAGGCGGTGAACCAGGGCGCGCTAGACCAGTCGCTGACCCCCGAGGACAAGGCGGCGCTGCTGCCGTTCCTCAAGACCTATGGCGATCTCGACGACAAGGGCGGGTTCAAGGGCACGCTGCGATCGGGGTTCAAGACCTATCCCGATGCCGGGGTGCGATCCTTCGCCGCACCGCCCGAGGCGGTGCCGCTGCGCGACCTGCTCGCCAACGAACAGCTCCCTGCGACGCTGTTCGAGGACAATGTCTATATGCAGGCGACGATGTTCCAGCCGGTCGGCGGGATGGACCGGATCGCCGCGGGCTTCCAGCGCGCCCTCAAGCGCCCGGTGATCCTCAACGCCGACGTCCAGCGCGTCCGCAACGGCGATCGCAAGGTCGAGGTGGCGTTCAAGGACACGCGCACCGGCGCGATGCGCTCGCTCTCGGCCGATTACATGGTCTGCACCATCCCCTTCCCCGTGCTGGCGAAGGTCGATTGCGACTTCGCCCCACCGGTCGCGCAGGCAATCAAGAACGTCGTCTATGATCATTCGAACAAGGTGGCGTTCGACGCGCCGCGCTTCTGGGAAAAGGACCAGATCTTCGGCGGGATCAGCTTCGTCGGCGGCGATACCTCGCTGGTCTGGTATCCCAGCGCCGGGCTGTTCAGCCCGCGCGGGATGCTGCTCGCCTGCTATTCCTCGGGCGAACGCGCGGCGCGCTTCGCCCAGCTGCCGATCGCCGAACAGGTCGAGCGTGCGCGCGCGGTGGTCGAGAAGCTGCATCCGGGGCACGGCGGCGAATGCGCCAACGGCGTCGCGGTCAATTGGAACAAGATCCCCTACAGCCTGGGACCCTGGCCCAATTGGTATGCCGGCATGGCCGGGCGGCAGGAGGGGACGATCGATACCGATCCGTACCGCCTGCTCAACCAGCCCGCGGGCCGCGTGATCTTCGCCGGCGCCGCGCTCAGCCAGACGCCGGGGTGGCAGGAGGGCGCGATCCAGTCGGCGCACGGCGCGGTCGCCGATCTGGCGAACCTGCAGCGCGCCGACGCGGTGACCCAGCCGACGCGCATCGCAGCGTGA
- a CDS encoding UvrB/UvrC motif-containing protein: MAQAAEALDFEEARRLRDQLNLMRGGADADQAAKADTSGLTRQQPGAMGLGSSRSRPTPPPGWKPPPRPDPMTSGRSQRKRPE; the protein is encoded by the coding sequence ATGGCGCAAGCGGCGGAGGCGCTCGACTTCGAGGAGGCGCGACGCCTGCGCGACCAGCTCAACCTGATGCGCGGCGGCGCCGACGCCGACCAGGCGGCAAAAGCCGACACCTCGGGGCTGACCCGCCAGCAGCCCGGCGCGATGGGGCTTGGCAGCAGCCGCAGCCGCCCGACCCCGCCCCCCGGATGGAAGCCCCCGCCCCGACCCGACCCGATGACCAGCGGCAGATCGCAGCGCAAGCGGCCTGAGTGA
- a CDS encoding SRPBCC family protein, translating into MRKTSQSPSAGVPSTGVIAAGLGLLAVAGVAAVAATRPRKPPHGGEDSAPGRTARRSSFGDYTVVGKTVTISKPSRAELYAFWRDFTNLPAFMENLDSVELTGGKQSRWTIKAPGGTVTVDSEIAQEREGELIAWRSVEGSEIDTEGRVTFRDAPGGRGTQVALIVAYKAPFGTAGRLVAKLFQREPNIQARRDLRRFKSLMETGEIATSDNRLNIEEAA; encoded by the coding sequence ATGCGCAAAACTTCCCAGTCGCCATCTGCCGGGGTGCCATCCACCGGCGTCATCGCTGCCGGCTTAGGCCTCCTGGCAGTTGCCGGGGTTGCCGCCGTCGCAGCGACGCGCCCACGCAAGCCGCCGCACGGTGGCGAGGACAGCGCGCCTGGCCGCACCGCGCGCCGCAGCAGCTTCGGCGACTATACCGTGGTCGGCAAGACGGTGACGATCTCGAAGCCGTCGCGCGCCGAGCTCTATGCCTTCTGGCGTGACTTCACCAACTTGCCCGCCTTCATGGAAAATCTCGATTCGGTCGAGCTGACCGGCGGCAAGCAGTCGCGCTGGACGATCAAGGCGCCCGGCGGCACCGTCACGGTCGACAGCGAAATCGCGCAGGAGCGCGAGGGCGAGCTGATCGCCTGGCGGTCGGTCGAAGGGTCGGAGATCGACACCGAGGGACGCGTAACCTTCCGCGACGCCCCCGGCGGGCGCGGCACCCAGGTGGCGTTGATCGTGGCGTACAAGGCGCCGTTCGGCACCGCGGGCCGGCTGGTCGCTAAGCTGTTCCAGCGCGAACCCAACATTCAGGCACGGCGCGACCTTCGCCGCTTCAAGAGCCTGATGGAAACCGGCGAAATCGCCACGTCCGACAACCGTCTCAACATCGAGGAGGCCGCCTGA
- a CDS encoding zinc-dependent alcohol dehydrogenase, with amino-acid sequence MRALTFHGTQDVRVDTHPDPEIVNPRDAIIQITSTAICGSDLHLYDGVIPAVMKGDILGHEFMGRVIETGPQSTLRKGQRVVVPFTISCGSCFFCGQQQFSACDNSNPVEKRDMSEQLYGTPMSGLFGYSHLTGGYPGGQAEYVRVPYSDVGPIVIEDDSLDDDKVLFLSDILPTGWMAAENAEITNGDTVAVWGAGPVGLFAAQSALLMGAHKVIVIDHYPNRLKLAKGLGCDVINFRESNVREALMEMTGGIGPDAVIDAVGMESHGFSFDNMMDIAKQTVGIGADRASALKQAILAVRKGGRVSIPGVYGGMTDKFPLGALMEKGLSVKAGQTHTQKYMEQLLGMITDGKIDTTFLISHRLPLEQAAEGYRNFKSKQDEFTKVILKPGMGA; translated from the coding sequence ATGCGCGCGCTTACATTCCACGGCACGCAGGACGTGCGAGTCGACACCCATCCCGACCCCGAGATCGTCAATCCGCGCGACGCGATCATCCAGATCACCTCGACCGCAATCTGCGGCTCGGACCTGCATCTGTATGACGGCGTGATCCCTGCGGTGATGAAGGGCGACATTCTGGGTCATGAATTCATGGGCCGGGTGATCGAGACCGGTCCGCAATCGACGCTGCGCAAGGGTCAGCGCGTGGTGGTGCCCTTCACCATCTCGTGCGGCTCGTGCTTCTTCTGCGGCCAGCAGCAGTTCAGCGCGTGCGACAATTCGAACCCGGTCGAAAAGCGCGACATGTCCGAGCAGCTCTACGGCACGCCGATGAGCGGGCTGTTCGGCTATTCGCACCTCACCGGCGGCTATCCCGGCGGCCAGGCCGAATATGTCCGCGTCCCCTATAGCGATGTCGGCCCGATCGTGATCGAGGACGACAGCCTAGACGACGACAAGGTGCTGTTCCTGTCGGACATCCTGCCCACCGGCTGGATGGCGGCGGAAAATGCCGAGATCACCAATGGCGATACCGTCGCGGTGTGGGGCGCAGGGCCGGTCGGGCTGTTCGCGGCGCAAAGCGCGCTGCTGATGGGCGCGCACAAGGTGATCGTGATCGATCATTATCCCAACCGGCTGAAGCTAGCCAAGGGGCTGGGCTGCGACGTGATCAACTTCCGCGAAAGCAATGTCCGCGAAGCGCTGATGGAGATGACCGGCGGGATCGGTCCCGACGCGGTGATCGATGCGGTCGGCATGGAATCGCACGGGTTCAGCTTCGACAACATGATGGACATCGCCAAGCAGACGGTGGGCATCGGTGCCGATCGCGCTTCGGCGCTCAAGCAGGCGATCCTGGCGGTGCGCAAGGGCGGACGCGTTTCGATCCCCGGCGTCTATGGCGGGATGACCGACAAATTCCCGCTCGGCGCGCTGATGGAGAAGGGGCTGAGCGTGAAGGCCGGCCAGACGCATACCCAGAAGTATATGGAGCAGCTGCTGGGGATGATCACCGATGGCAAGATCGACACGACCTTCCTGATCTCGCATCGCCTGCCGCTCGAACAAGCGGCCGAGGGCTATCGCAACTTCAAGTCGAAGCAGGACGAGTTCACCAAGGTGATTCTCAAGCCTGGCATGGGAGCCTAA